Below is a window of Drosophila miranda strain MSH22 chromosome 3, D.miranda_PacBio2.1, whole genome shotgun sequence DNA.
TATACATTTTGTATGATTCGGAATTTggataaaatatttatttacgCTAACATGATTGACAATTAAAGTGAGgctacaaaatatttaacCATATACGTAGAGCCTCAAAAATTCAATAGTATTCGTTGAGCGATCATCAATGAATCACGCCAGCAATTCTCAAACACTTTATTCGCTGATAAGAAGAAAAATCCCCATATGATGTTTGTGTATATTTCGTAAACACAATGGGGGGCTATAGCAGATCGTCAATTAAGAAACCTTAATTCAGATTCTGAAGGCAGACAAAGCTCCGATCACCTTTTCGCTGGCTATTTCACTTTCATTGATAAGAACACAATAATCACTTTTCTCCGTTTTCATATTTAGTAAATTTATTAAGTCACATTTGTTGATTTAAGCGTACATAGTTTTTGGTTGACCTGGTCTTCGGATCGGCGAGTCATAGATGAAAGGACGTGGTGCGGGCGGCTGTCTGAAAGGATTTCCAGCTCCTCCAGGCGCTCCTCCAGTTCCTCCTCCGCTGTGACGGGATGGCGAGCCATAGCTTGGAGAGACCAGGCATCCGAGTAGAGCGAACAGCAGACAACACAGTGCGAACAGCTTCATCGTTTGGAATCTTTTGCTTTCTGAATGCCAATCTCAGTCGAGATGAATGCTTTTATAGGTTTCCGACACGTTCTGTTGATAATGAAACCCCTGTGAACCACTCGAGGGGATTTTTGCATCAACTCATATCACCGACATTgggtggtttttttttgtctgaCGGAGAAGATGTCGTGGTAGTGCTGCTCTCAATCCCTTGTTCGGCTGGTGCTTTTTTTGCTGTCACTTTAATTCTCAGATCCATGTCTTTATGGAACTCTGTGCGTTTAATAGCCCGCGTCAAGTCGGAGACAATGACCTCTAGTCCTCTGACCTGCTTGGTGAGCGTGCTGGCTTTTGTCTCCAGTTGCTTCCGTTCCTGTACAAATTGAATGGTGTTATAGGGGAAGTCCATCACTATCATCGCTATCTATCTATCTTACCGTTAGCAACTCTTCGATTTTTAGATCATTTTCAATTTTGCCGGTAATACTATTGTTGAATTTAATCAAATTTCCTCTGTGAAATGGCCAAAGCTCAGCTTAGTATAGGATTATGTGGTGTGAATCAATCCTTACCGAAGTATGCAGCCACCCCTGAATTGAGTCCATATCTTATTCATCATCTTACTCATCTGATATACGCAACAATACGCAGGAGTCGACCAAAATTTGTGGAAGTGAGAAATGAGAaatgtgtatctgtgtatttTCGAAAATGTGTGTGACATCTTGTACGTCAAACGACTCCTAGAGTAGTAAagtttttaattatatttactTTTTTCATCGATCGCATTGTTACCTCAGAATTACCCCTCTTGTGCTTTCGATTCTTCTTCTTATGCTTCGCCGGCAATACCGGCCTTCTTGGGGCTGCTTTTTCCTGTTGTCCAGACCCCTTTTACAAGGCtattcaaaatttcgccctcCCCTCCATACCACTACACAACCGTTATATTCTTCTTCTTCTATTTGCTGAGTCTTAACAGCGAATAAAATAGCAACCGGCT
It encodes the following:
- the LOC108158720 gene encoding immune-induced peptide 18 isoform X2, producing the protein MKLFALCCLLFALLGCLVSPSYGSPSRHSGGGTGGAPGGAGNPFRQPPAPRPFIYDSPIRRPGQPKTMYA
- the LOC108158720 gene encoding uncharacterized protein LOC108158720 isoform X1, with product MSHTFSKIHRYTFLISHFHKFWSTPAYCCVYQMSKMMNKIWTQFRGGCILRGNLIKFNNSITGKIENDLKIEELLTERKQLETKASTLTKQVRGLEVIVSDLTRAIKRTEFHKDMDLRIKVTAKKAPAEQGIESSTTTTSSPSDKKKPPNVGDMS